Proteins co-encoded in one Neovison vison isolate M4711 chromosome 9, ASM_NN_V1, whole genome shotgun sequence genomic window:
- the GPR21 gene encoding probable G-protein coupled receptor 21 codes for MNSTLDGNQSSHPFCLLTFGNLETVDFCLLEVLIIVFLTVLIISGNIIVIFVFHCAPLLNHHTTSYFIQTMAYADLLVGVSCLVPSLSLLHYPLPVEESLTCQVFGFIVSVLKSVSMASLACISIDRYIAITKPLTYNTLVTPWRLRLCIFLIWLYSTLVFLPSFFHWGKPGYHGDVFQWCAESWHTDPYFTLFIVVMLYAPAALIVCFTYFNIFRICQQHTKEISERQARFSSQSGETGEVQTCPDKRYAMVLFRITSVFYILWLPYIIYFLLESSTGHSNRFASFLTTWLAISNSFCNCVIYSLSNSVFQRGLKRLSGAMCTSCANQTIAKDPYTVRSKDPLNGCHI; via the coding sequence ATGAACTCTACCTTGGATGGTAATCAGAGCAGCCACCCTTTTTGCCTCTTGACGTTTGGCAATTTGGAAACTGTCGATTTTTGCCTTTTGGAAGTGTTGATTATTGTCTTTCTCACTGTATTGATTATTTCTGGCAACATCATTGTGATTTTTGTGTTTCACTGCGCACCTTTGTTGAACCATCATACTACAAGTTATTTTATTCAGACTATGGCATATGCCGACCTCTTGGTTGGGGTCAGCTGCCTGGTCCCTTCTTTATCACTCCTCCACTACCCTCTTCCAGTCGAGGAGTCTTTGACTTGCCAAGTATTCGGTTTTATAGTGTCCGTTCTGAAGAGTGTCTCCATGGCCTCTCTGGCCTGTATCAGCATCGATAGATATATTGCCATCACTAAACCTTTAACCTATAATACCCTGGTTACGCCTTGGAGACTACGTCTGTGTATTTTCCTGATTTGGCTGTATTCCACCCTggtcttcctgccttcctttttcCACTGGGGCAAACCTGGATATCATGGAGATGTGTTTCAGTGGTGTGCAGAGTCCTGGCATACCGACCCCTACTTCACCCTCTTCATCGTGGTGATGTTGTATGCCCCGGCAGCCCTCATTGTGTGCTTCACCTATTTCAACATCTTCCGCATCTGCCAACAGCACACAAAGGAGATCAGCGAAAGGCAAGCCCGCTTCAGCAGCCAGagtggggagactggggaggtgCAGACCTGTCCCGATAAGCGCTATGCCATGGTCCTGTTCCGAATTACTAGTGTATTTTACATCCTCTGGTTGCCATACATCATCTACTTCTTGTTGGAGAGCTCCACAGGCCACAGCAACCGCTTCGCCTCCTTCTTGACCACCTGGCTTGCTATTAGTAACAGTTTCTGCAACTGTGTCATTTATAGTCTCTCCAACAGTGTCTTCCAAAGGGGACTAAAGCGCCTCTCAGGGGCCATGTGTACTTCTTGCGCAAATCAGACCATAGCTAAGGACCCTTACACAGTTAGGAGCAAAGACCCCCTTAATGGATGCCATATCTGA